The Virgibacillus sp. MSP4-1 genome has a segment encoding these proteins:
- the phnC gene encoding phosphonate ABC transporter ATP-binding protein — translation MITFKDVSLVYPNGTQGLKNINVEINEGEFVVIVGLSGAGKSTFIRSINRMVTPTNGELLVNNEDIIPKKGKDLRNLRTSIGMIFQNYNLVNRSSVIKNTISGRLGHTGTLRSIFNLYPKEDKKLAYDNLKRVHMEEKVYNRADELSGGQQQRVSIARVLTQEPSIILADEPVASLDPPTSHQVMTYLRRVNKEDNITTIVNLHFIDMAMEYADRIIGMRDGEIVFDGPVSEVEEKTFEQIYNRPIREEDLRGSEEDASASTE, via the coding sequence ATGATTACATTCAAAGACGTTTCACTTGTCTATCCCAATGGGACACAAGGTTTAAAAAATATCAACGTTGAAATTAATGAAGGGGAATTTGTGGTTATTGTTGGTTTGTCGGGAGCCGGTAAGTCTACTTTTATTCGCAGCATCAACCGGATGGTAACACCAACCAATGGGGAGTTACTCGTAAATAATGAGGATATTATACCTAAAAAAGGTAAAGATCTTCGTAATTTACGGACAAGCATAGGAATGATATTTCAAAATTATAACCTGGTCAATCGTTCCAGTGTGATCAAAAATACCATTAGCGGCCGACTGGGTCATACTGGTACACTTAGAAGTATTTTTAACCTCTATCCAAAAGAAGACAAGAAGTTAGCCTACGATAACCTGAAGCGTGTTCATATGGAAGAAAAGGTTTATAACCGTGCGGATGAACTAAGTGGAGGTCAGCAGCAGCGAGTCAGTATTGCCCGGGTTCTAACTCAGGAACCATCCATTATTCTGGCCGATGAACCTGTTGCCAGTCTTGATCCGCCTACTTCCCACCAGGTTATGACCTATTTAAGAAGAGTAAATAAAGAGGATAACATTACGACAATTGTTAATCTGCACTTTATCGATATGGCAATGGAATATGCCGACCGGATTATTGGCATGCGGGATGGTGAAATCGTATTTGACGGCCCAGTCAGTGAAGTTGAGGAAAAAACATTTGAACAAATCTATAATCGCCCTATTAGGGAAGAAGATTTGAGAGGAAGTGAAGAAGATGCCTCAGCTTCAACAGAATAA
- a CDS encoding phosphate/phosphite/phosphonate ABC transporter substrate-binding protein — MKKILGFGFILALVLVLAACGGSDDTSGNGDGESLNPDKLVMGFVPSQDSGEIAETAQPLADKLGEIIGKEVEATTMTSYSALVEALGNDEAHIGFLPAFGYVLASNEYDVDVLLKSERHGSATYHAQYLVRADSPVENLKDLEKHASDMTWAYGDASSTSGYLFPASQLMNMFDIEDTTALQEEFFGGVLQSGGHDNSAVAVLDGDADIATTFDDVRDTMQEDYPNIKDDLKVIGTTEEIPNDTITVPASLDDELTKEIEEAFLSFNEDEEMIKIMNEVYNWDAIIEAEDSDYDIVRETYNNLGGNVGLD, encoded by the coding sequence ATGAAGAAAATTTTAGGCTTTGGATTCATCTTGGCACTGGTACTTGTACTTGCTGCATGTGGGGGTTCTGATGATACCAGCGGGAATGGTGACGGGGAGTCTTTGAACCCGGATAAACTGGTAATGGGATTTGTGCCTTCACAGGACTCGGGAGAAATTGCTGAAACCGCACAGCCTTTAGCAGACAAATTAGGGGAAATTATTGGTAAGGAAGTAGAAGCAACAACCATGACCAGCTATAGTGCTCTTGTTGAGGCTTTAGGGAACGATGAAGCACATATCGGTTTCCTTCCAGCATTCGGATATGTTTTAGCTTCCAACGAATATGATGTAGACGTGCTATTAAAGTCTGAACGTCATGGCAGTGCTACATACCATGCTCAATACCTGGTAAGAGCTGATTCTCCTGTAGAGAACCTGAAAGACCTTGAAAAGCATGCGAGTGACATGACATGGGCTTATGGAGATGCTTCTTCTACATCAGGGTATTTATTCCCGGCTTCACAGCTGATGAATATGTTTGATATTGAAGATACAACAGCCCTTCAGGAAGAATTCTTTGGAGGAGTACTGCAATCAGGCGGGCATGACAACAGTGCAGTAGCCGTTCTGGATGGTGACGCTGATATTGCTACAACCTTTGATGATGTTCGGGATACTATGCAAGAAGACTATCCAAACATTAAGGACGATTTAAAAGTGATCGGGACTACAGAGGAGATTCCTAACGATACAATCACTGTTCCAGCTTCTTTAGATGACGAACTTACCAAGGAAATTGAAGAAGCTTTCCTCAGCTTTAATGAGGATGAAGAAATGATTAAGATTATGAATGAAGTTTATAACTGGGATGCCATTATTGAAGCAGAGGATTCCGACTATGATATCGTTCGTGAAACTTATAATAACTTAGGCGGAAACGTTGGACTGGATTAA
- a CDS encoding DUF3813 family protein: protein MANRLMEQARNAVNRLTNGQMNQQQKQKEAQVARNVIQSAYNESDPQEKQQLQQLEQQIDQHLK, encoded by the coding sequence ATGGCAAACCGGTTAATGGAACAAGCCAGAAATGCCGTTAATCGTTTAACCAATGGACAAATGAACCAGCAGCAGAAGCAGAAAGAAGCACAGGTTGCCCGTAACGTTATTCAATCTGCTTATAACGAGTCTGACCCTCAAGAAAAACAACAGCTGCAGCAATTGGAGCAGCAAATTGATCAGCACTTAAAATAA
- a CDS encoding Cof-type HAD-IIB family hydrolase, with protein sequence MSKHLIALDLDGTLLSDDKVIRSKTKDTLRQAIEKGHIVVIATGRPQRASIQYYNELGLNTPMVNMNGALVHHPKDQNWDVVHSPMSIRTAQSIVQTSYDFNVPNVMAEIRDHVYLDKHDEEIMEIFHADFKEYPVTVGSLKNTLEEDPTSLLISPREDHISELRSHLDEKHASVIDHRKWGAPWHIIEIVRSGLSKAVGLKKIAHYYNIPKERIIAFGDEDNDLEMIDYAGIGVAMGNGIDELKSIANYTVKTNEEEGIAQFLDEFLRTVK encoded by the coding sequence ATGAGTAAACATTTAATCGCATTAGATCTTGATGGTACCTTACTTTCTGATGATAAGGTGATTCGCAGCAAAACAAAAGATACTCTGCGACAGGCAATCGAGAAAGGCCACATTGTAGTGATTGCAACAGGACGACCTCAGCGTGCAAGCATCCAATATTATAACGAGCTTGGTCTTAATACCCCAATGGTGAATATGAACGGTGCACTTGTTCATCATCCTAAAGATCAAAACTGGGATGTGGTTCATTCTCCTATGTCCATTCGTACAGCTCAGTCCATTGTCCAGACATCTTATGATTTTAATGTACCAAACGTCATGGCTGAAATACGTGATCATGTCTATTTAGACAAACATGATGAAGAAATTATGGAAATTTTCCATGCTGACTTTAAGGAATACCCTGTTACTGTCGGCAGTCTGAAAAATACATTGGAAGAAGATCCTACATCCCTTTTAATTTCACCAAGAGAGGATCATATTTCCGAATTGCGCAGTCATCTGGATGAGAAACATGCTTCCGTGATTGACCATCGGAAATGGGGAGCTCCATGGCATATTATTGAGATTGTCCGCTCAGGCTTAAGTAAAGCTGTCGGTTTAAAAAAGATTGCCCATTATTATAATATACCGAAAGAACGGATTATTGCATTTGGTGATGAAGACAATGATTTGGAAATGATTGATTATGCGGGGATAGGCGTTGCGATGGGCAATGGTATTGATGAACTGAAGTCCATTGCCAATTACACGGTAAAAACCAATGAAGAAGAGGGAATTGCCCAATTTCTTGATGAGTTTTTAAGGACTGTAAAATAA
- the yjfP gene encoding esterase produces MIKIKDEMIQDIPVLHVVNDADQHSPLPVVTYIHGFTSAKENNLPFAYLLAKKGYRVLLPDCLEHGERASGKTPFEMELEFWNVVKQNLKEMTILKNDMEKRGLIKDQRFGLAGTSMGGITTSSALTQFSWIKAAAVLMGSPKTMEMAQYTINQVEKNGTNLPFSEVELQKQIQSLEPIDLSQHMDKLNNRPLLFWHGDQDPTVPFKHSESFYHQALEQYQDKERLHFIPEKNRGHKVSRAAILAAVNWFEKYL; encoded by the coding sequence TTGATCAAAATTAAGGATGAGATGATACAGGATATACCCGTTTTACATGTAGTGAATGACGCAGATCAGCATTCCCCTTTACCAGTCGTTACATATATTCATGGTTTTACGAGTGCTAAGGAGAATAATCTGCCCTTTGCCTACTTATTGGCTAAAAAAGGATATCGGGTCTTGTTGCCTGACTGTCTTGAACATGGGGAACGCGCTTCAGGAAAAACACCCTTTGAAATGGAGTTGGAATTCTGGAATGTTGTAAAGCAGAATCTTAAAGAAATGACCATTTTAAAAAATGATATGGAAAAGCGCGGCCTGATAAAGGATCAGAGGTTTGGTCTGGCTGGAACCAGTATGGGCGGAATCACAACTAGTTCAGCGTTAACGCAATTTTCGTGGATCAAAGCAGCAGCTGTCCTTATGGGGTCACCAAAAACCATGGAAATGGCGCAATATACTATCAATCAGGTGGAAAAAAACGGGACGAATCTGCCTTTTAGTGAAGTGGAATTACAGAAGCAGATTCAGTCATTAGAACCGATCGATTTATCGCAGCATATGGATAAACTGAACAATCGGCCTTTGCTTTTCTGGCATGGGGATCAGGACCCCACTGTTCCATTTAAGCATTCGGAAAGCTTTTATCATCAGGCTCTTGAACAATATCAGGATAAAGAAAGGCTGCATTTTATTCCGGAAAAGAACAGAGGACATAAAGTCAGCAGAGCTGCCATTCTTGCTGCTGTAAATTGGTTTGAGAAATATTTATAA
- a CDS encoding metal-sulfur cluster assembly factor, whose amino-acid sequence MEKELEENLMGALENVIDPELGIDIVNLGLVYGVDLDEEGICTVTMTLTAMGCPLAGHIEQDVKRVLSDIPEVKDSVVNIVWSPPWSKDYMSRYAKIALGIPD is encoded by the coding sequence ATGGAAAAAGAATTGGAAGAAAATTTAATGGGAGCCCTTGAGAACGTCATTGACCCGGAACTGGGAATTGACATTGTAAATTTAGGACTGGTTTATGGTGTTGATTTGGATGAGGAAGGGATCTGCACAGTTACAATGACCTTAACGGCAATGGGATGTCCACTTGCTGGTCATATTGAGCAGGACGTAAAACGGGTTCTTTCAGATATTCCTGAAGTAAAGGATTCGGTGGTCAACATTGTTTGGAGTCCACCATGGTCCAAGGATTATATGTCCCGTTATGCGAAAATTGCATTAGGGATTCCGGATTAA
- a CDS encoding Crp/Fnr family transcriptional regulator has product MKDEQKIIQMFQQLPLFKHLTDQELYSVVTLAVTRQYKKGMHVFMQGDPVENVYFLHKGRVKVYKTDINGKEQIVNILKPGDMFPHQGFFRKGDYPAHTEVTEEAVITHIPITSFENFLIQNPEITIKLFRVLGDIIVDLQNRLEEKLLHNTHGQVVLLLVRLAKLHGGQEDLDGWVQLNTVFTNRELANMIGSSRETVNRIIAKLKKKDILKMNDHYMALDVEGLENELI; this is encoded by the coding sequence ATGAAAGATGAACAGAAAATTATTCAAATGTTTCAGCAGTTGCCTTTATTTAAACATTTAACGGATCAGGAGCTTTATTCTGTGGTCACCCTGGCCGTGACCAGACAATATAAAAAAGGGATGCACGTATTTATGCAGGGCGACCCTGTGGAAAATGTGTACTTCTTACATAAGGGAAGAGTGAAGGTATACAAAACCGATATTAATGGAAAAGAGCAGATTGTTAATATCTTAAAACCTGGCGATATGTTCCCTCATCAGGGCTTTTTTCGAAAGGGAGATTATCCGGCACATACAGAGGTTACAGAAGAAGCTGTCATTACCCACATTCCCATTACTTCCTTTGAGAACTTTTTGATACAGAATCCGGAAATCACTATAAAACTGTTCCGTGTTCTGGGAGACATTATCGTTGATTTACAAAATCGTCTTGAAGAAAAATTACTTCATAACACTCATGGGCAGGTTGTATTGCTGCTGGTTCGACTGGCAAAATTGCATGGAGGACAGGAAGATCTTGACGGTTGGGTGCAGCTAAATACGGTATTCACTAATCGTGAGCTTGCAAACATGATAGGGTCAAGCAGGGAGACGGTTAATCGGATTATTGCAAAATTGAAAAAGAAAGATATCCTTAAAATGAACGATCACTACATGGCTCTTGATGTTGAAGGGTTAGAGAACGAACTTATTTAA
- a CDS encoding TIGR04053 family radical SAM/SPASM domain-containing protein has product MFPQNYDENPFIVIWELTRACQLKCLHCRAEAQYRRDPRELTFEQGKKLIDEIHDEMGNPMLVFTGGDPLERRDVFDIAEYAVQKGVRVSMTPSATPNVTKEAMQKAKDAGLSRWAFSIDGPNADIHDYFRGTTGSFDLTMNAISYLHELEMPLQINTVISRYNVDHLEEMAEMVENLNCVLWSVFFLVPTGRGQMNDMISAAEHEKVLQWLYKLSKRVPFDIKTTAAQHYRRVVIQNKMRENRSMSDKEHIFYEDALNQGKTGMIDGLGRAPKGVNDGNGFAFVSHTGDVYPSGLLPIKAGNVKETPLHKIYRESEVFKNLRNPDSYKGKCGVCEFRHVCGGSRSRAYAVTGDYMEHEPYCVYIPKEWREKLKRERAEKKAEKTNKN; this is encoded by the coding sequence ATGTTTCCACAAAACTATGATGAAAATCCTTTTATTGTCATATGGGAATTAACAAGGGCATGTCAGTTAAAGTGTCTGCATTGCCGTGCAGAGGCTCAATATAGACGGGATCCGAGGGAATTAACATTTGAACAGGGAAAGAAACTTATTGATGAGATTCATGACGAAATGGGAAATCCAATGCTAGTATTCACGGGTGGAGATCCATTGGAACGCAGGGATGTATTCGATATTGCTGAGTACGCTGTTCAGAAAGGGGTACGGGTTTCCATGACTCCATCTGCAACGCCGAACGTTACAAAGGAAGCTATGCAAAAGGCCAAAGATGCAGGGCTTTCACGCTGGGCTTTCAGTATTGATGGACCTAATGCGGACATTCATGATTATTTCAGAGGGACGACAGGATCTTTTGATTTAACGATGAATGCCATTTCCTATTTACATGAACTGGAGATGCCTCTTCAAATTAATACGGTTATCTCCAGATATAATGTGGATCACCTGGAGGAAATGGCAGAAATGGTGGAAAACCTGAACTGTGTCTTATGGAGTGTATTTTTCCTTGTTCCGACCGGCAGAGGCCAAATGAATGATATGATTTCCGCTGCAGAGCATGAAAAGGTATTGCAATGGCTTTACAAACTGTCCAAGCGAGTGCCTTTTGATATCAAAACAACGGCTGCTCAGCATTATCGTCGTGTGGTGATTCAGAATAAAATGCGGGAAAATCGCAGTATGAGTGATAAAGAACATATTTTCTATGAAGACGCCCTGAATCAGGGAAAAACAGGTATGATTGATGGTCTGGGACGTGCACCTAAAGGCGTGAACGACGGAAATGGATTTGCGTTTGTTTCCCATACGGGGGATGTTTACCCAAGTGGATTGCTTCCCATAAAAGCAGGGAATGTTAAAGAAACTCCATTGCATAAAATCTATCGTGAATCGGAAGTATTTAAGAACCTGCGTAATCCTGACAGCTATAAAGGAAAGTGCGGGGTCTGTGAATTCAGACATGTTTGTGGCGGCTCCCGCTCAAGAGCCTATGCTGTAACAGGAGATTATATGGAGCATGAACCGTACTGTGTATATATACCCAAAGAATGGCGTGAAAAGCTAAAAAGAGAAAGAGCCGAGAAGAAGGCAGAAAAGACCAATAAAAACTAA
- a CDS encoding undecaprenyl-diphosphate phosphatase produces MNDILILLEYLFLGIFQGFTEPIPVSSSGHLVLLRHLMGLNNLNITFEGFLNFGSLLAVLLIYRKDIVRLTTNSVSYLINRDKEKASDFRFVLFLIIATIPAGILGVLLEDWISATFSDKIRMVGVTLFITGIALWIIRNLRGHKGEAEITVKDAIIIGLAQAISLMPGISRSGATIVGAMLLGLKQDTALRFSFLLYIPVSLGTMIFSVSDMMDKPGDVLWIPSLIALIGALIATYFALIWFMNIMKSGNLKYFAWYCFAVALVIFFVLA; encoded by the coding sequence ATGAATGATATACTCATCCTTTTGGAATATCTGTTTTTAGGAATTTTTCAAGGATTTACAGAGCCCATACCCGTATCCTCAAGTGGACATCTGGTACTGTTGCGCCACCTGATGGGACTGAACAACTTAAACATTACCTTTGAAGGCTTTTTAAACTTTGGTTCCCTGCTGGCCGTTTTACTGATTTATCGGAAGGATATTGTAAGACTGACCACAAATAGTGTCAGTTATCTCATCAACCGGGATAAAGAAAAAGCCAGCGACTTCCGCTTTGTCTTATTCTTAATCATTGCAACTATTCCAGCCGGGATCTTAGGTGTCCTTTTGGAAGATTGGATCAGTGCTACTTTTAGCGATAAGATTCGTATGGTTGGTGTTACCCTGTTTATAACAGGTATTGCCCTCTGGATTATCCGAAATTTGCGGGGACATAAGGGAGAGGCTGAAATCACTGTTAAAGATGCGATTATAATTGGACTGGCTCAGGCTATTTCACTTATGCCTGGGATTAGCCGTTCAGGAGCAACCATTGTCGGCGCCATGCTCTTAGGCTTAAAACAGGACACAGCCCTGCGTTTTTCATTTCTACTTTATATACCTGTCAGTTTAGGCACCATGATTTTTTCCGTCTCAGATATGATGGATAAACCTGGGGATGTATTATGGATTCCTTCCCTGATTGCACTGATTGGGGCCTTAATTGCTACTTATTTTGCCTTAATCTGGTTTATGAATATCATGAAAAGTGGAAATCTGAAATACTTTGCCTGGTATTGTTTTGCCGTTGCGCTCGTCATTTTCTTTGTCTTAGCATAA
- a CDS encoding DUF2929 family protein, with amino-acid sequence MRIILTFIWSILLSSTVVYVVSNMAAISFNFNAALVLAVVFTIVVSILGDGILTEDTI; translated from the coding sequence ATGCGAATTATTTTAACCTTTATCTGGAGTATACTATTAAGCTCGACCGTTGTTTATGTAGTCTCAAACATGGCTGCAATCAGTTTTAATTTCAATGCAGCTCTCGTTTTAGCCGTTGTGTTCACAATCGTTGTTTCGATTTTAGGAGATGGTATTTTAACGGAAGATACCATCTAA
- a CDS encoding BMP family ABC transporter substrate-binding protein gives MKKIGALIIIIFLLLTGCSNVLETGNIQNAGLLVEGSIHDQTWGKKGYLGLLNIQENMDTNVYFKEGVNTQMKVNEAVETFANKGVNLIFGHSSSYGQYFSAIDQDYPDIQFVYFNGDTYSENITSIKFNAHAMGFFAGMVAGAMTETNNVGVLGAFEWQPEIDGFYEGVKYQNPEVNVEIRMVNHWDSSEQALNRFQTLKEANIDVIYPTGDGFSVPIVNEAKESNIYAIGYISDLIDMGESTVLTSTVQHVDRLYPIIAKKFNKGELPSKVMNFDFRDDVITMGTYSDEVPKHVRKDVAEAIHQYKETGNLPNQMN, from the coding sequence GTGAAAAAAATAGGAGCTTTAATCATTATCATTTTCCTTTTATTAACAGGCTGTTCAAATGTTTTAGAGACCGGAAATATTCAAAACGCCGGATTGCTGGTGGAAGGTTCCATACATGATCAGACATGGGGAAAGAAAGGATATTTAGGTCTTTTAAACATTCAGGAGAATATGGATACCAATGTTTATTTTAAAGAAGGGGTCAACACGCAAATGAAAGTCAATGAGGCCGTTGAGACTTTTGCCAATAAGGGTGTAAATTTAATTTTTGGACATAGCAGCAGCTACGGACAGTATTTTTCGGCCATTGATCAGGATTATCCGGATATACAGTTCGTCTATTTTAATGGCGATACATATAGCGAAAATATCACCAGTATTAAATTTAATGCTCATGCAATGGGGTTTTTTGCCGGAATGGTAGCAGGAGCTATGACTGAAACCAATAATGTTGGAGTACTGGGAGCCTTTGAGTGGCAGCCGGAAATTGATGGTTTCTATGAAGGGGTAAAATATCAAAATCCGGAAGTGAATGTAGAGATTCGCATGGTCAATCATTGGGATAGTTCTGAACAGGCTCTCAATCGATTTCAGACTCTGAAGGAAGCGAATATCGATGTCATTTATCCAACTGGGGACGGGTTTAGTGTGCCTATTGTCAATGAGGCAAAGGAGTCAAATATATATGCCATCGGTTATATTTCTGACTTGATTGATATGGGTGAATCAACAGTTCTTACGAGTACTGTACAGCATGTTGACCGATTATATCCCATTATAGCCAAAAAATTTAACAAAGGCGAACTCCCATCAAAAGTTATGAATTTTGACTTTCGTGATGATGTGATCACAATGGGAACGTACAGTGATGAAGTGCCGAAGCATGTAAGGAAGGATGTAGCTGAAGCTATTCATCAATACAAAGAAACCGGAAACCTGCCCAATCAGATGAATTAG
- a CDS encoding beta-ketoacyl-ACP synthase III: protein MNAGLIGIGHFVPEKVVTNEDMEKIVDTSDEWIRTRTGIEERRIADDDMDTSDMAYRAAENALNDAGISGEELDLILVATVTPDQPFPSVACRLQERFGAKKAAAMDISAACSGFMYGLATAQQFINSGVYQNVLVIGVEKLSKITNWEDRNTCVLFGDGAGAAVVGPVEDGKGILSFELGSDGSGGDHLYQDEYIVMNGREVFKFAVRQMGESAVNVVEKIGLKKEDVDYLIPHQANIRIMETARERLGIEKEKMSKSVHKYGNTSAASIPIALSEDVKNGKIKEDDLVVLVGFGGGLTWGAVALRW from the coding sequence ATGAATGCAGGATTAATAGGAATCGGTCATTTTGTACCGGAAAAAGTGGTGACGAATGAAGACATGGAGAAAATTGTAGATACCAGTGATGAGTGGATCCGTACTCGTACAGGTATCGAGGAAAGACGTATAGCAGATGATGATATGGATACATCTGATATGGCCTATCGTGCAGCAGAAAATGCGCTTAACGATGCAGGAATTAGCGGAGAAGAACTTGATTTGATTCTGGTTGCAACCGTAACGCCAGATCAGCCTTTTCCATCGGTTGCGTGCCGCTTACAAGAGCGGTTTGGGGCCAAGAAGGCAGCAGCTATGGATATTAGTGCAGCCTGTTCAGGATTTATGTATGGATTAGCCACAGCCCAGCAGTTTATTAATTCAGGTGTATATCAGAATGTACTTGTGATTGGTGTGGAGAAACTTTCGAAAATCACGAATTGGGAGGACCGCAATACATGCGTATTGTTTGGTGATGGAGCAGGTGCAGCGGTTGTCGGCCCTGTAGAAGATGGTAAAGGAATTCTATCGTTTGAATTAGGATCTGATGGAAGTGGAGGAGATCACCTGTATCAGGACGAATATATTGTTATGAATGGCCGGGAAGTTTTCAAATTTGCCGTTCGTCAAATGGGTGAATCTGCCGTCAATGTTGTAGAAAAAATCGGTTTAAAGAAAGAGGATGTAGACTACCTAATCCCGCACCAGGCAAACATCCGAATCATGGAAACCGCCAGAGAAAGATTAGGCATTGAGAAGGAAAAAATGTCCAAATCTGTTCATAAATATGGAAATACCTCAGCAGCTTCCATACCAATTGCTTTGTCAGAAGATGTGAAGAACGGTAAAATAAAAGAAGATGACCTCGTCGTCCTCGTAGGATTCGGCGGAGGTTTAACCTGGGGAGCCGTAGCCTTAAGGTGGTAG
- the fabF gene encoding beta-ketoacyl-ACP synthase II, translating to MDNRRVVVTGMGAVTPVGNDVETMWDQIQKGQSGIDGVTRVNPDDFPAKIAGEVKGFDPAEYMDKKDAKRMDLFTQFAVASSMMAVKDANLDINDEIADRTGVWIGSGIGGMATYEEQFRKFINRGYKRVSPFFVPMMIPDMAAGQVSILLGAKGINSCTVTACASGANSIGDAYKVIQRGDADYMITGGAEAPITNMAFAGFSSAKALSTTEDPKTASRPFDLNRNGFVMGEGAGILVLETLESAKKRGAKIYAEITGYGSTGDAYHITAPAPEGEGAARAMQQAVENADLNKTDIQYINAHGTSTELNDKFETQAVKTVFGDHAYDLSVSSTKSMTGHLLGSAGAVESIISIKALTDGVLPPTINYETEDPDCDLHYVPNEAIKKDVDVVMTNSLGFGGHNVSLIFKKYSE from the coding sequence ATGGATAATCGTCGCGTAGTGGTTACGGGAATGGGAGCAGTTACTCCCGTTGGAAATGATGTAGAAACAATGTGGGATCAGATTCAGAAGGGTCAATCTGGTATTGATGGCGTAACCCGGGTGAATCCAGATGATTTTCCTGCTAAAATTGCAGGTGAAGTGAAAGGTTTTGACCCTGCAGAGTATATGGATAAGAAGGATGCCAAAAGAATGGACCTTTTCACTCAATTTGCTGTTGCATCATCCATGATGGCTGTAAAGGATGCGAATCTGGATATTAATGATGAAATCGCAGACCGTACAGGGGTGTGGATTGGTTCAGGAATTGGCGGAATGGCTACATATGAGGAACAATTCCGTAAATTTATAAATCGGGGATACAAAAGAGTCAGTCCGTTTTTTGTACCCATGATGATTCCGGATATGGCTGCCGGACAGGTATCGATTTTACTTGGCGCCAAAGGGATAAATTCCTGTACAGTAACCGCCTGTGCATCAGGGGCGAACTCCATTGGGGATGCGTATAAAGTTATCCAGCGGGGAGATGCGGATTACATGATCACAGGTGGTGCAGAGGCCCCAATTACGAATATGGCATTTGCAGGCTTTTCAAGTGCCAAAGCATTAAGTACGACTGAAGATCCAAAGACAGCGAGCCGCCCCTTTGATTTAAACCGTAATGGATTTGTAATGGGAGAAGGTGCCGGAATTCTCGTACTTGAAACTCTGGAATCTGCTAAAAAACGTGGAGCAAAAATTTACGCGGAGATTACTGGGTATGGGTCAACAGGGGATGCCTATCATATCACAGCACCAGCCCCTGAAGGTGAAGGAGCAGCAAGAGCTATGCAACAGGCAGTGGAGAATGCTGACCTTAATAAAACAGATATCCAATATATTAACGCGCACGGAACGAGTACAGAATTAAATGATAAGTTTGAAACCCAGGCAGTTAAAACGGTTTTCGGTGATCATGCCTACGATTTATCTGTCAGTTCCACAAAGTCCATGACAGGTCATTTATTAGGTTCAGCGGGTGCAGTAGAATCCATCATTTCGATAAAGGCCTTAACAGATGGTGTACTTCCGCCAACGATTAACTACGAAACAGAAGATCCTGACTGTGATCTGCATTATGTACCGAACGAAGCGATTAAAAAAGATGTTGATGTCGTGATGACGAACTCGTTAGGCTTTGGTGGGCATAATGTATCTTTAATCTTTAAAAAATACAGTGAATAA